GCTCGGAGTCTTCACCTGTATGCCGGAAACCCGGATGCAGGCCGAAACACTCATTGAACTCAAACGGGTCTTAACGCCCGGAGGATTGCTCTACGTCAACGACTTTCTGCTCAATCGGGACAAACGCAATCTCGACAGGTATAAACTCGGACAAGAAAAATACGGCATTTACGGCATCTTCGACATCCCGGACGGCGGTATCGTGCGCCATCATGACCGCAATCACATGGAGGCCCTGTTTTTCGATTTCGACATCCTGTTGTTCGAAGAAACCGTGTTCGACACGATGAATGGGCACCAGTCCGCCGGATTTTACGCCGTCACACAAATGCCGACATAATACGATCAGTTCCTCTCAGGGAGCAGTGGTTCAGCAACCGAAAAGACCATCCGAAACGTTAATGGCCACCGTTGTTGTGAACGAGCTTCCTGCGACATGGACATGGCTTCGAGTCCTTGACCCGTGCGGGGATGCCGGGCTACGCTTTCGCCATGTCGGACCGCTATCATATTCCTTCCAGTTTTCACCGGGTCGAAGACACCATCAAACGCAGCCGGTTCATCACATCCGTGGATCACGCCCCGGATGCCGAATCCGCCAGAGCATTCATTCACTGTATCAAAACGGAATTCCCTGACGCCACACACAATTGCTGGGCCTATGCAGCTGGTCCGCCCGGTGACACGGCAGCCGTGGGATTGAGTGACGACGGCGAACCGAGCGGCACTGCGGGCAAGCCCATGCTCAACATGGTCCTGCACAGTGATATAGGTGAAGTCGCCGTGGTCGTCACCCGGTATTTTGGTGGGACCAAACTGGGCACTGGCGGTCTGGTCAGGGCGTACTCGGGCATGGTCAAACTCGGTCTGGAAGATCTGCCCGTCAAGGAAATGGTCAAAACCGTCACACGCTTCGTCACCATCCCGTATTCCTCGGTCACCTTGTTCAAACGGATGCTGCCCGAGTTTGAAATTGCTGTCGTCACCGAAGCCTTTACGGACACAGCAGGATTCTGTCTCGAAATGCCCGAGGAACATCTCTCGCATTTCACGGCCCGACTCACTGAAATGACCGGAGGAAAAGCCACGTTCTCCGAAAAATGATGCGACAACCGGTTGCGAAGAAACAGACAAATACGATAGCCTACAGGCTGGTCGATACAATTCCCGGGGTAACAGCAAGGTTGAAAGCAGGTCTCATGTCCAAGCAGAAATTACGCGCCATCTACAAGGAACTGTCCGATAAAATTCAGTTTTCACAAGAAGCAGCTCTCTTTGAGGTCAAAGAACTCAAGGCAGACCTCAACGAACTCCAACGGCATCTTTCCGGCCGTAAAAAAACCACGGATTTGCAACCGGACGATTTTCTCCGGTCCGCCTATGAGATCGCACAGCATCTCAGGGACATGCAAAAACGCCGCGAGATCCTCAAGGAAATGCAGGATGTTGCGGCAGAAACAGAAGCAGAAGCCTATCTGCTTTCACGGGGAGCAAAACTGCTGAACCGTCCGGTAGGCTGGCATTTTCAGACGTCCAAGGAGCGGTACCTGCTCCACACTGACGACACGGTTCAGGCAGCGGCCAAACTGCGCAAATTGCTGGCTGCGGGAAAACGTCTCAAGCGACCCAAGAAGAAGAAATAAGACGCCTCTCCGACATGGCCCACCTTGACTTTTCCGAGGTGGGCCACATTTGTAGATATGGTCCAACCCCAAAAAAAACGGAAGACACGCATGATGAAAAAAATCGCTCTTGTTCTTGTGGCCCTGTTTGCAACCATGGCTTTGTCCGGTTGCGGATACAATCAGATGCAACAGCAGGAAGAGGAAGTCTTTGGCGCATGGGCCAACCTCGAAGCCTCGCTCCAGCGTCGAGCCGATCTCATCCCCAACCTGGTCGCGACCGTCAAGGCTGCGGCTGCCCATGAAAAATCTTCGCTCACAGCGGTTGTCGAAGCCCGGGCCAAGGCCACACAGGTGAAATTGTCCCCGGAGATGCTCACCGACAAACAGGCATTGGCTAAATTTCAGGCTGCGCAAGGGCAATTGTCTTCGGCCCTGTCCCGCCTCATGGTCGTGGTGGAGCGGTATCCCGATCTCAAGGCCAACCAGAATTTCCTCGGGTTGCAACATCAGCTTGAAGGCACGGAAAACCGAATCAACGTCGCCCGTCAGCGGTACAATGATGCGGTCAAGATGTTCAACTCTTCAATCCGTAGCTTCCCGAACTCCATGACCAATTCCCTGTTTCTCAAATTGGATCGCAAGGAATTCTTCCAGGCCGATCCCGGTGCCAAGACCGTTCCCACGGTCAACTTCGGGTCCCAGTCCTAACGGAGACAATTGTGCGCACATTGAAAACCATATGCTTCGGGCTAATCCTCTCGCTCGTCATGGCGAGTGGGGCATTTGCCCTGGACGTGCCCCCGTACTCGGGCCGGGTCAACGATCTGGCGAACATGATGAATTCGTCCACGGAACAGACGCTTGAGGCCGAGCTTGCGGCGTTGGAAAAAACCGACTCCACTCAACTGGCCATTCTGACTGTCCCATCGCTTGAAGGCGATTCCATCGAGGAATTTTCCTTTCGCGTGGCCGAAGCCTGGAAAGTCGGACAAAAAAAGTCGGACAACGGGGTCATTCTGGTGGTCAGCAAGGCAGATCGCAAAACCCGAATCGAGGTCGGATACGGCCTGGAAGGGGTGTTGACCGATGTACTGGCTGGCCAAATCCTTGACCGTGTGATCGCTCCCCGCTTCAAACAGGGGAATTTCGACGCGGGATTCAAGGACGGCGTGGTGGCCATCACCAGCGCGGTTCGCGGAGAATTCACGGCCTCAAAAAGTCCCAAGCGAAAAAGCAAAGTCAATATCTTCGCCATTATCGTGGTCCCCATGATCCTGTTCATCCTGTTCACGGAACGGTTTGGCAGGCCCAGACAACGCGGACAGATGGCAAACGACCAAAATCTTGAAAATGCCCGACGCCATGGCGCGGGATCAACCGCAGCCAACCTGTTGTTGCTGTCCATGCTCAGTGGAGGCCGTCGCGGTGGCGGCGGTGGATTTGGCGGCGGTGGCGGATTCGGTGGTTTTGGTGGTGGTGGATTTGGTGGCGGCGGCGCAAGCGGTGGCTGGTAAAAGGACATATTCATGAAAAATACAGCTCAGACATTCCTGACGCAGGAAGAACAGGACGCGCTTGTCCAATGCGTCAAAGACGTGGAGAAACGCACCTCCGGCGAAATAGTGCCGGTCATTGCCTCTTCAAGTTACGAATATCCCCGTGCGGAACTCATCGGCGGACTGACCTTCGGGATCATTACGGCGGTGTGTACTGCTTTGATATTCAACCAGACAGACATGTGGGCCTTTCTGGCTCAATTGCTGGCCTTCTTCTTCATTTTCACCCGACTTTTGCGAGCATTCCCGGCCTTGAAAATGCCGTTCATCTCAAAAGACGAAATGCGTGAAGAAATCAACGAAGCCGCGTTTACCGCATTTTATGCAAATGGACTGCATCGCACCCGCGACCTGACCGGCATCATCATCTATGTCTCGGTTTTTGAACACGGAGTCCAGATTCTGGCGGACAAGGGCATCAACGACATCGTCGATTCCCATGTCTGGGAAGATGTCGTGGCCGAAATCACCACGGGGATCAAGGCCGGACGTCCGGGAGAAGCGCTCTGTCAGGGCGTGATCCGATGCGGCGAACTGGTCAGCACCCATTTCCCCATCAAACCGGACGATACCGATGAATTGCCGAACCTCATCATTGAAGGAAACGCTCGAAAGGCATGATGTGACGCAAGGGTCATCCAACCGCCATACTGGTGTCACGTCGATCTGTTCTTGTCATGGACAGGAGGACAGACATGCTCGCCACGGTGGTCACCGTCACGCTTATAATCGTTTTTGCGGGATTGAGCCTGTCTCGATTCAGGACGGATCGGTTTCCCAATGCCGAACTGCTGATTCAGATCTATGCCTGGTCTCTTGAAACCGACGAGAACAAAAAAGAGCCTGAACAAACAGCGAGAATTCACACAACGAATTCCGCATCTCTTTCCAATGCCACACACGAAGTCCCGCCAGATTCAACTGGTGGGACTTCTTTGTGACCGTCAGTCTATGAAAAAAAAGCCTTCATGATCGAATCGATCTGCTCTTCGTATTGAGCGACCGCCTCATCCAGGAAAGGAACAGGGTCCAGCCCGAGCAAGGCCCACGCCGCCTCATCGAGTCCCGGCATGACGTACATGCCGCTCCGAGCAATTTCCACGGCATTGGTCAGATTGTCCGCCACATGAAGGATCGCCGGTTCAAGCGGATTGGGAAATTCCATGGGCGTATGGTGATAATTTATCATGGCCGCCAACCCGTCAGGGAACTTCCAGGACGCGAGCAGCGGGACGCTGACATCCGTGTGCGTGAACCCCATGACCTGGCGTTCCGCCTCTGTCAGGGGAATGGAATTTTCCCGGGCAAAAAGCATAGTTTCGGTCGAGGCATAGGGCAATTTCTTGAAGAGAATCAACCGCCCCACATCGTGCAAGATCCCGCCGATGAAAAATCGTTCCGGGGATAATCCTGCCTGTGTCCCCGCCAGAATCTTGGCAAAGATACCGCACGTGATGGAGTGCCGCCAAAAGGTTTCCATATCCATCAGTTCTCTAGGAATGTCCTTGAAATAATTGATGGTGGACACGCCCAAGGCCAGTGTGGACAATTCCTTGGCACCCACCAGTGCCACGGCCCGGGACATGGAATCAATGGTCTGTGGAAACCCATACAAGGGGCTGTTGACCAATTTCAACAACTTGGCCGCCAGATTCATGTCCGTACTGACCACCTTGGCGATGTGCTCGGCAGAGGCGGATTCGTCTCGAAGCACCGCTTTGATGCGAAAAAAAATGTCCGGGAAACTGGCCAGCTCGACCTCGTGATCCACGAGCGCCTCAGGGGACCCCATCCCCTTCATGAAAACATCGTCCAGATGCTCGACGTTCTCTGCCCGGCGAGTGCGGATGTCCGGAAGTTCCCACCCGGCCGCAACCTGTCTGGCCGTCAGGTCCAAAGCCACATGAAACAGCACTTCGGTAGGCTTGAAATCAGGGTTCACATATAAAAAGAAATCGCGGACATAGCTCTCTATTTCCCGCAGAATTTCCGCGCTCAAGGCAGGCGCATCAACCACCACATCCGCCGCGTCAACACCGACACGTCGCAAAAGTTCGAGATGCCGGTCCTCCAACGAAGTACCGGATGCAAAAAGGAGTCTGCCATCAGCCGTCACCAGATCGGTGGACAAGACCATGCCAGCCTTCAGATCATCCAAGCGTATGATACCCAAAGAAGCCTCCTCCGACAGGGAATTACGCCCCCTCTATTCTTCCTTTTTGTACGCAATGGCTCCCGCATAGAACAGCGGCTTGAACGTTTGCGAAATCTTGTGCAATGACTCGGAGTGACCGACCATGAGATACCCACCCGGCAGCAGGTTGTCATAAAAATACTGAACAACCCTGCGCTTCATGGTCTCATCAAAATATATAATGACATTACGACAAAAAACAATCTGGGAACGGGGAATCCTCTTTGTGGCCAACGGATCGTTGAGATTCATCTGTCTAAACTGAACCAATCGTTGCACTTCTGGACGGATCTTCCATCCCTCCGCCACCTGGGTGAAATATCGCCTGCGGATCGCATCTGGCGTGGTTTTGAAGGCGTATTCCCCATACACCCCCGCCTTGGCCCGTTCGATCATCCGAGAGGACAGATCGACCGCCGTAATCGTGATCTTCCACCGGGAAATCTCCATCCGCAGCATCTCAAGCAGCAATATGGCAAGCGTGTACGGCTCCTCCCCGGACGAACACCCGGCAGACCAGATATTCAATTCCAACCGACCGGCCTTTCGCTGCTCATCCAACTTTTCCCGAAGCACATTGTCCCGAAACGCCTCAAGCTGTTTCATATCCCGACAAAAACTGGTTTCATTGGTCGTCACCAATTCAAAAAGCTGCTTCAATTCCTCACCACGATCACACTTCAAATACGTGATGTATTCGGCAAAGCTGGTCAGTCGCAATTCTCCCAATCGCTTGGAAAAACGACTCTCGAAAAGATACTTGCGTTTGGCATCGACAAAAATACCACTTTTTTCATATATAAAATCACGCAGTTGAACGAACTCTTCGTCCGAAATTCTGACGTTTTTCCGCAAGGTCGCTGACTTAGAAAACAAAGAACCCATTCAACCCGATCCTTTAGGAGGCAACTGTTTCATTTGAAAAAAGAAACTATTCTTAAAATCACAGTTCTGATGTATAGACTCTTACCACAATTCACAATATATTTTCTTTCTCAGCCTGCAACTCTTTCCCGCACATAAACACGAACGCGCTCTTCTCCCGTGAGGACCCGTTGTGCACCCTGCGCCAGAGAAATCATCTCGATTTCTCCCGGTTCCACCTCGACTCGCCCGAGATGTGAAACCATCCGGCTGATCGCAGCCATGAGCGGTTTACTCCGGGCAAGCCCCCCTGTCAAAATCACCGCCGCCACATCCGGTCCGTCATCCCCCTGAATCAACGCCGGAACCATGGAACAAATGGCTCTGGCAACCGCATAGGCAAAGGCCGAAAAAACCTGTTCAGCCTCACTGTCTCCCGCCTCGATACGAGCCACGATCTCACGAGGGTCATTGGTCCCGAGGTGAGCAAAAAGCCCGCCTCGCCG
This Pseudodesulfovibrio sp. JC047 DNA region includes the following protein-coding sequences:
- a CDS encoding class I SAM-dependent methyltransferase, yielding MTDVFRHHIPQTARILDFGCGYGRTMAALTDIGYPAVTGIDFSAPLIERGKQTYPTLDLRAYPGGALPFEDNSFDAAMMLGVFTCMPETRMQAETLIELKRVLTPGGLLYVNDFLLNRDKRNLDRYKLGQEKYGIYGIFDIPDGGIVRHHDRNHMEALFFDFDILLFEETVFDTMNGHQSAGFYAVTQMPT
- a CDS encoding YigZ family protein, whose amino-acid sequence is MPGYAFAMSDRYHIPSSFHRVEDTIKRSRFITSVDHAPDAESARAFIHCIKTEFPDATHNCWAYAAGPPGDTAAVGLSDDGEPSGTAGKPMLNMVLHSDIGEVAVVVTRYFGGTKLGTGGLVRAYSGMVKLGLEDLPVKEMVKTVTRFVTIPYSSVTLFKRMLPEFEIAVVTEAFTDTAGFCLEMPEEHLSHFTARLTEMTGGKATFSEK
- a CDS encoding LemA family protein; protein product: MMKKIALVLVALFATMALSGCGYNQMQQQEEEVFGAWANLEASLQRRADLIPNLVATVKAAAAHEKSSLTAVVEARAKATQVKLSPEMLTDKQALAKFQAAQGQLSSALSRLMVVVERYPDLKANQNFLGLQHQLEGTENRINVARQRYNDAVKMFNSSIRSFPNSMTNSLFLKLDRKEFFQADPGAKTVPTVNFGSQS
- a CDS encoding TPM domain-containing protein, which encodes MRTLKTICFGLILSLVMASGAFALDVPPYSGRVNDLANMMNSSTEQTLEAELAALEKTDSTQLAILTVPSLEGDSIEEFSFRVAEAWKVGQKKSDNGVILVVSKADRKTRIEVGYGLEGVLTDVLAGQILDRVIAPRFKQGNFDAGFKDGVVAITSAVRGEFTASKSPKRKSKVNIFAIIVVPMILFILFTERFGRPRQRGQMANDQNLENARRHGAGSTAANLLLLSMLSGGRRGGGGGFGGGGGFGGFGGGGFGGGGASGGW
- a CDS encoding TPM domain-containing protein, with translation MKNTAQTFLTQEEQDALVQCVKDVEKRTSGEIVPVIASSSYEYPRAELIGGLTFGIITAVCTALIFNQTDMWAFLAQLLAFFFIFTRLLRAFPALKMPFISKDEMREEINEAAFTAFYANGLHRTRDLTGIIIYVSVFEHGVQILADKGINDIVDSHVWEDVVAEITTGIKAGRPGEALCQGVIRCGELVSTHFPIKPDDTDELPNLIIEGNARKA
- a CDS encoding HDOD domain-containing protein produces the protein MGIIRLDDLKAGMVLSTDLVTADGRLLFASGTSLEDRHLELLRRVGVDAADVVVDAPALSAEILREIESYVRDFFLYVNPDFKPTEVLFHVALDLTARQVAAGWELPDIRTRRAENVEHLDDVFMKGMGSPEALVDHEVELASFPDIFFRIKAVLRDESASAEHIAKVVSTDMNLAAKLLKLVNSPLYGFPQTIDSMSRAVALVGAKELSTLALGVSTINYFKDIPRELMDMETFWRHSITCGIFAKILAGTQAGLSPERFFIGGILHDVGRLILFKKLPYASTETMLFARENSIPLTEAERQVMGFTHTDVSVPLLASWKFPDGLAAMINYHHTPMEFPNPLEPAILHVADNLTNAVEIARSGMYVMPGLDEAAWALLGLDPVPFLDEAVAQYEEQIDSIMKAFFS
- a CDS encoding protein-glutamate O-methyltransferase CheR; amino-acid sequence: MGSLFSKSATLRKNVRISDEEFVQLRDFIYEKSGIFVDAKRKYLFESRFSKRLGELRLTSFAEYITYLKCDRGEELKQLFELVTTNETSFCRDMKQLEAFRDNVLREKLDEQRKAGRLELNIWSAGCSSGEEPYTLAILLLEMLRMEISRWKITITAVDLSSRMIERAKAGVYGEYAFKTTPDAIRRRYFTQVAEGWKIRPEVQRLVQFRQMNLNDPLATKRIPRSQIVFCRNVIIYFDETMKRRVVQYFYDNLLPGGYLMVGHSESLHKISQTFKPLFYAGAIAYKKEE